In Vibrio lentus, a single genomic region encodes these proteins:
- a CDS encoding potassium/proton antiporter, whose amino-acid sequence MDAITINHLFLTGAVLIAISVLFSQVSSRLGVPILLIFLFVGMLAGEDGPGGINFNDYSLTYLVSNLALAVILLDGGMRTKVASFKVAFWPSLSLATIGVACTATLTGLMAAWLFDLSLMQGILVGAIVGSTDAAAVFSLLKGQSLNERVGSTLEIESGTNDPMAVFLTVTLIALLGTPDAEMGMNFLLKSFAMQFGIGTLIGIGGGWVLWSLINRVQLADGLYSILVLSGGVALFAFSNMLGGSGILSIYLVGLFIGNRPTRSRHSILNVLDGMTWLSQIVMFLVLGLLVTPSTLMDIALPALALAFGMILFARPLSVWLGLLPFRSFTTRERWFVSWVGLRGAVPIILAVFPMMAGLPNAQLYFNIAFFVVMVSLIVQGGSLMKVARLAQVTLPPTPTPISRTGMEIYPTSEWEMFVYKLKEEKWCVGEPLKRLSMPEGTRITALFRKDALLHPSGSTVLEANDILCVLGQDKDLDSLSALFSEAPLAEEAARFFGDFFLDVELSVAAVSDCYGIELGSEEEREMTLKQLAERELGAHPVLGDSFVWHDITWVVAEIDDHKVVRLGLCLPKTTLEEDISEA is encoded by the coding sequence TTGGACGCAATAACCATTAATCACTTATTTTTGACTGGTGCCGTACTCATCGCCATCAGTGTACTTTTCTCACAAGTGTCCTCTCGATTGGGCGTTCCGATTCTTTTAATCTTTTTGTTCGTTGGTATGTTGGCGGGCGAAGATGGCCCCGGTGGCATTAATTTCAATGATTACTCGCTGACCTATTTGGTGAGTAACCTTGCGCTGGCTGTGATCCTGCTTGATGGTGGTATGCGAACCAAGGTCGCGAGCTTCAAGGTCGCTTTTTGGCCGTCGCTTTCGCTGGCGACGATAGGTGTGGCCTGTACCGCAACCCTAACCGGTTTAATGGCGGCTTGGCTGTTTGACCTATCACTGATGCAAGGCATTTTGGTTGGTGCGATTGTGGGTTCGACCGATGCAGCTGCGGTATTTTCTTTATTGAAAGGGCAGAGCCTCAATGAACGTGTTGGCTCAACCTTAGAGATAGAATCCGGTACCAATGACCCAATGGCGGTCTTCCTGACAGTGACTTTAATTGCGCTACTGGGCACCCCAGATGCCGAGATGGGAATGAACTTCCTACTCAAAAGCTTCGCGATGCAGTTTGGTATCGGCACCCTTATTGGTATTGGTGGCGGTTGGGTTCTATGGAGTCTAATTAACCGAGTACAGCTGGCCGATGGCCTTTACTCGATTCTGGTACTCAGCGGTGGTGTGGCGCTGTTTGCGTTCTCTAACATGCTTGGTGGTAGTGGCATCTTATCGATTTACCTCGTCGGTCTGTTCATTGGTAATCGTCCAACTCGCTCTCGACACTCTATCCTTAATGTTCTTGATGGCATGACGTGGCTAAGCCAGATCGTGATGTTCTTGGTGCTGGGGCTATTGGTTACACCATCGACATTGATGGACATTGCACTTCCTGCGTTAGCATTGGCTTTCGGTATGATCTTGTTTGCTCGCCCGTTGTCTGTTTGGTTGGGTTTACTGCCGTTCAGAAGCTTTACCACCAGAGAACGTTGGTTTGTGTCTTGGGTCGGTTTACGTGGTGCTGTGCCGATCATTTTGGCGGTGTTCCCGATGATGGCTGGCCTGCCTAATGCTCAGCTTTACTTCAACATCGCCTTCTTCGTGGTTATGGTTTCGCTGATTGTTCAGGGCGGTAGCTTGATGAAAGTTGCGAGGTTGGCTCAGGTGACCTTACCACCGACACCAACCCCAATTTCTCGTACTGGCATGGAGATTTATCCGACCAGTGAGTGGGAGATGTTTGTCTACAAGCTGAAAGAGGAAAAGTGGTGTGTTGGTGAGCCGCTTAAGCGTTTGTCTATGCCTGAAGGGACGCGAATTACGGCACTGTTTAGAAAAGATGCTTTGCTTCACCCATCGGGTAGCACCGTGTTAGAGGCGAACGATATTCTCTGTGTGCTTGGCCAAGATAAAGATCTAGATAGTTTAAGTGCACTATTCAGTGAGGCTCCTCTAGCTGAAGAGGCCGCTCGATTCTTTGGTGATTTCTTCTTGGATGTCGAACTATCGGTTGCAGCAGTCAGTGATTGTTATGGCATTGAACTGGGCTCGGAAGAAGAGCGAGAAATGACGCTAAAACAATTGGCTGAGCGAGAGCTTGGTGCCCACCCTGTATTAGGCGATAGTTTTGTGTGGCATGACATTACTTGGGTGGTTGCAGAGATAGATGATCATAAAGTCGTCAGGTTGGGTTTATGTTTACCAAAGACGACTTTAGAAGAGGATATAAGCGAAGCTTAG
- a CDS encoding DUF4212 domain-containing protein: protein MAFESTEHAQAYWKENLGIMGTLLAVWFVVSYGAGILFVDVLNTIQFGGFKLGFWFAQQGSIYTFVALIFIYVVRMNKLDKKYNVQED, encoded by the coding sequence ATGGCGTTCGAATCTACGGAACATGCTCAAGCCTACTGGAAGGAAAACTTGGGAATAATGGGAACACTACTCGCAGTTTGGTTTGTGGTGTCTTATGGCGCTGGCATCTTATTTGTGGATGTCCTAAATACCATTCAATTTGGCGGATTTAAGCTAGGTTTTTGGTTCGCTCAACAAGGTTCAATTTATACCTTCGTGGCGTTGATATTTATTTACGTTGTTCGCATGAATAAGCTGGACAAAAAATACAACGTACAGGAAGACTAG